The sequence CACACTCTTTATAGATGGGGCAGAGGTCACAATGTGGATTACGGGGACTGCATAAATTCTGTCCAAAAGATACCAGATATGAATTATACATCGACCAAAGTTCTTTTGGCAGTTTCTCCCTTAAAGCCATTTCTGATTCAAAGGGAGTTGATGTGTTTATATAACCCAGTCTGTTACTGATCCGGTGAACATGAACATCAACACAGATCCCGTCTTTTTCAAAGGCAATTGTTCTCACCAGGTTAGCCGTTTTTCTGCCCACACCCGGTAATTGCAGCAGTTCATCTATAGTTTCCGGCACTTTGCCATCAAATTTACTGATCATCACTTCCGGCAGTTTCTTTAAGCTCTTTGCTTTATTATGATAAAATCCCACTGGATAAATAAGCTTTTCAATTTCTTCTATGCTGAGTTCCTGCAATTCTTCCACCCTGCTTATCCGGTTGAATAAGCGCGTTATTGCTTCTGAGGTGGTTTTATCTTTAGTTCTGGCGCTTAATATTGTCCCTATAAGGATTTGCAGAGGGTCATTAGACTGTGCTTTGATCAAGTCAATCACGGG comes from Candidatus Stygibacter australis and encodes:
- the nth gene encoding endonuclease III; amino-acid sequence: MTDIKKVYHILGKEFQKSQAPVIDLIKAQSNDPLQILIGTILSARTKDKTTSEAITRLFNRISRVEELQELSIEEIEKLIYPVGFYHNKAKSLKKLPEVMISKFDGKVPETIDELLQLPGVGRKTANLVRTIAFEKDGICVDVHVHRISNRLGYINTSTPFESEMALREKLPKELWSMYNSYLVSFGQNLCSPRNPHCDLCPIYKECERVGVITKYEKELRK